gttggCGGGGGGTGCCCTCCTCTTGGGGGATCTCGTGCTGTGATAGGGAGTTCGACCGAAAACAAGAATCATAGTTCTTCAGAAGTTTCTTTATGACTGGAAGAACAATAAATAGCCTTGAAGGCATAAAAAGAACATTCATCAGCTCGAGATAATAACTCTATGAATTAATAGTATTTAAACATGATTCAAATACGAGTTTTAAAGAAGTTGATTGTGTATGACAACAGAAATGTCGTCATCAAGAATCACGGTCTTCACAATCCCTGAATTAACAGCCACTCCTGCTGATTGGCTTTGGATCCTCTCGCTGAAGTGATTGGGGTACTCTTACCTGGTTTGTGGATAAGAATCTGTTCACAGGGAAATTGGAGCCAAATACCTAAAGTGGTCTTGAGATCACACATCCATCTACAGACACTTTCTCGCGCAGATATCGATTTGTCCCGAAACAGCAGCGCCAAGAGACGCTGCCAAGGTTCCCGGcgcaaacgactcgagtgtagtgagaggagccagggggccccagccgccggaagcAGACAGGCGCAGTTGTATCACGATTAAGACCAGTAAACAAACAGGAATCAGGTCACGATAAACAGCAACGCCGAGACGAAGCCAGGATCCCCacgcaaacgactcgagcgcagcgagaggagccggggggtctggggcgcagccccagccgccggaggcagacagcCCAGGTAAGAATACAGACATGTATAGAATATATCACAATAAAACCGGTAAACAAAACTTGAACTTTAGATGAGCATCCACCAGGAGGTGGCCAGCAGgccgatgatgacgatggcGGTGATGACACCGGCACCGGCCTTGTCTTTGGTGCCGATGGTGAGCTCGTCGACAGTGAGGACGTTGTCGGACGAGTTGAGACCAGCGGCACCAAAACCGCCAGAGGGACCGCCGGACTTTTCGGTCAGAGGGCCAGGTCTGGTGTTAATGAGCAGGGTGTTGAAAGTGTCAAGAGCACAGATCTGCTCTCCAAGACCCCAGACACCGTCCCAGCCATTTTTAAACCAGTTGAGACCACAGGTGTGACCGTCGGTACCTCCCGAACAagatgcagcagcagctttggcCGATGATTGGATAAGTGGCATGATCTCGTCTTGTAACGAGGGAACCAACAACATGGTCAGACCAAGGAATCGAGAATAAATACCCTTGAAACAACGTTGATCGGTATTACACTGGTTAGAAGGTTGACAGGCAGCTTCATACATGATTCCATCCTCATTGAAAAAGACCTTACCTCTGCTCCAGAGCATTTCCAAACGGTCGAGCCAGACGGTTTGGTTGGTGTAGTTGTATAAATAAGCACAGCCAGAAATAAACAGACCGTAGTTATAGGTCCATTCGAGGTTTCTGACATTGGTACAGTTGGCTTCCACATAAGCTCCGTCATATACAAAGGTTTGGTTGACAAAGGTCTGGTTGAGAAAGTTTACACCTTCTGCCCAGTTCCAAACCCGCTCGGCCCAGTCAACATAAGAATTATTACCAGTATATCTGGCCAAACGAGCACCAATATGGAACAGACATCCATTGGCTACCGAGTTCTTGTAATCATAACCACCGTTCCAGGTGAAAATCTGCCAACGGAGACCTCCATTACAGGTCTGAGTGTCCCAACGAGACGCCATAGTGTTAAATACACCCTGAGCCAAGTACAGCCAACTTGGATTACCAGGACCAGGATCGGAAAAgttcttttcagcagctgccatGACAGTAACACCCCAATAACCCTGATCATCGTTACCTTCAGTGGTGGTCTGGTTAGACGGCATATAATTCCAGTCCTTACCAGTTTGGAAGAGCATACTGGACTTAATAATGTCGACGTAAGTGTCGTTCTGGGTGTAGTACCAGTAGTCCAACATAGTACCCCAGGCCACACCGGCTTCCCACCAATAATATGGATTTGAGAACATACCGGGGGTCTGACCGGTCTGGTTACCGTTGTAATAATCCATCAGACCCTGGGCTACCAGTGCTTGGGCTCCATATATACTTTCAACCGAAGTCTCGTCGAGGGTTAATGAGGTAGCCTGTTGCACGAGCAGAGCAACCGATGCTGTGATGAGTGTGAGGAACTtcatgatgatgatgatgagttGATGGAATGAGCAAGTGAGTGCAGAGATATCAACAAGAGAGTGATATCGAGATAACTAGCAAATGACTAGAGGTGTAGATATCGAACAGATGTCGAGTAAAAAATACAAGAAATATCAAGTAAATATACCGAATAAACCAGATACAATCAGATGTCGATACTAACAGTCGAGGACAAGCTGAAAAGTCTCTCGAATAACACACACAGCTGATGTGACAAATCGAGATCTTTGAGAGAATATCCGAGATTTAATATGTTCAGAAACCTGAAAACCCGAGTCGATGAGCAGCACGATTCAGTTGAAACCACAAAGAAACGGTAATAATTAGCGAACGGAACTAGTACGcgtaataataataataatatcagcagaagcagacCGGATAATGAACGACAGCCAAAACTCTTTATAATCAATCAAGCTGACACGGTCAAGCGTGGACGTCACAGAGCACAGAGCACAGAACACTTGCGAGAAGGTCACAGTCACACCTGTGAAGAGATtgaatacaaaaaaaagcctAAGCCTTAGAAATAAGATCTCACTTCCGATTCGAGCTAGGCCTGTGGTCTAAAATTTTCAGCCTCAAAGGTTGCTTGTTAAcgctagcagcagcctgaTTATATCTAAGATAAAGCACTTAGAAACCGACCCAAAAGCAGTTTTTTccaaaacccaaaaaaaaaaaaggaagTACAAAACCGGGCAAACGAAAATAGTAATTCACACAAAACTCGATGATGCCGAGTACAAGCGAAAGCTACTGTACGTAAGTAAGTCTAAGTCTATCACCAGCCCTTCCCTCTCGCACCCTCTCCCTCCCCTCCTTCCCTTCCCAGATGTCTCTGTCTCGGTTGACCTGATAAGCCGCAGCCGTTGCTGCAGCACCTGCAGCCCACCAGCACACAACAGGCAATGGGGCCCCGTAGCTAAAATTAACCACCTCAGCCGCCCGCGCGGCCCGGtcctcgactcgagcgaagcgagaggagccacggggtctggggcagagccccagccgccggaggcacagaACAGCCGGGGGGtgcatgcctccggcggctgggctccgcccagacctggttgtgctcgcttcgcgagcttttgGGGGGTCAGGAGGTGCTCTTTTGGGGTGAAAGTGTCGTCGAGCAGCTGGCTGTCTGTCAGGGTTCGCAGGATCTTGGGTTGGACGTGCAGCCGCCTGATACGGTTAGCGAGCTGCCTGCCGATGACGGACGTCATTGCCGCCCCGAGCGGGGCTGCTATTTATACGAGCTGCCGCTGACGGGGAATCTGCGACCTCGGcgacgcagggtccagacGAGGGGaggggctctgcctccggcggctggggctccgccccagaccccgttgctcctgcttcgcaggagtggctgggaccgtcggcggaacgactcgagcgcagcgagaggagccgtggggtctggggcgcagccccagccgccggaggcatgcccccgACCCCCTGAGGGGCCGTTTAGGGGAGTAGTGGGTCGTAGGGTCGGTGGAGAGGGCGGAGAGAGCGGTGTGAAGAGTTGGGGGTAGGGAGGTTCAGGAGGGACTGGGTGGTGTTTTGTTCAATAACAGCCTTCGTGGCCAAGTGGTAAGGCGCCTCACTAGTAATGAGGAGATCATCAGTTCGAGTCTGGTCGAAGGCATACTTTTTGGAgagtctttttttttttttttatctcaGGGAGTGAGGGTAGAAAGGGTGGAGTCTGGTAGCTGGCTGGATCCTGAGGTGAAGACGAAAGCATGAAaaaatgatatttttattattaacgTTATAAAGTCATTAGTAGTAGTGGAAGTGAAAAGTGGATGTAAAGTGGATATGAGGTGGAGGGGCTTATGAGACTATCCACTGGCCCTTGCCGATGCGTGCTCCCAGCTTGGCTTCAAAATCGTCATCGTTGTCACTGGCGTCCAGTTGGATGTTGGCTGCTACTACGATATCGTTCATGGCGTAGATGAGGTCCGACTTGGCCTCGACTTCTTTGACTGATTTGATGAGCCGGTCTGCCAGCTCTTGGCGACGTCGCTTTTCAACTGCTGGGTCCGCGTTGTCGTATTCCTGGCACACCTGGATATAGTTATTTTTCAGCGTTGTCAATTCGTCGCTCATTTTGTCTAGAATCAGTTTGACTGCCTCGTCTGCTGGCATCGATGGTCGGGCTGTGGGCTCTTCGTCCCATGCACTATCGGAATCGGATGTCTGTCGAGTGTTTGATTGATGGCGTCGACGTGTTTTGTTGCTTTTTTCAAGTGGTTCGTGGGTTTCTTCGTCTGACGAGTCTGTACACTGCATACATCGATCTATTAACCGGGTAGGAACTGGTTTGTAGGTGGCATTATTTGAAGAGGGAGCGTTAGTCGTCGCGGTTTTGGAATTATGTTTATCTTGTGGGGTATTGCTAGTGGTGAGTGGATTGAGGAGGGATGATGGTGTAGTATTGGTACCGGCATTAGCAATAACCGTTCGTGGCTGGCGAGAGCTGTTAATATCGGGAATAGCAGGCTGATCGAGCTTTTGTTCTTTCAAGACAATCAACCTATTAATCGCTTCAGCCACACGGGTGAGGATCTCCAGTTCTGTTCCCAGCGAGTCTTTTGCTTGTGAGTCTGATGTCGAAGTTTGCGAGTCTTCAGATGTGGATATTTGCTGTTCTTGACTCTGTGGCAGTTGAGTTTGCTGGATGTCTTGTGGCTTGTTCCCTTCCAAATGTAAAGTGAGGAGATTACAcagcttatttattaatgtGTTGAGTTCATTGTCGGAGCTGCTGACACCGTTTGTACTTTGTTGTAGTT
This is a stretch of genomic DNA from Sugiyamaella lignohabitans strain CBS 10342 chromosome C, complete sequence. It encodes these proteins:
- the DCW1 gene encoding Dcw1p (Putative mannosidase; GPI-anchored membrane protein required for cell wall biosynthesis in bud formation;homologous to Dfg5p; GO_component: GO:0031225 - anchored component of membrane [Evidence IEA]; GO_component: GO:0046658 - anchored component of plasma membrane [Evidence IDA] [PMID 12421307]; GO_component: GO:0005933 - cellular bud [Evidence IDA] [PMID 14562095]; GO_component: GO:0005783 - endoplasmic reticulum [Evidence IDA] [PMID 14562095]; GO_component: GO:0016020 - membrane [Evidence IEA]; GO_component: GO:0005886 - plasma membrane [Evidence IEA,IEA]; GO_function: GO:0003824 - catalytic activity [Evidence IEA]; GO_function: GO:0016787 - hydrolase activity [Evidence IEA]; GO_function: GO:0016798 - hydrolase activity, acting on glycosyl bonds [Evidence IEA]; GO_function: GO:0008496 - mannan endo-1,6-alpha-mannosidase activity [Evidence IEA,IEA]; GO_function: GO:0003674 - molecular_function [Evidence ND]; GO_process: GO:0007117 - budding cell bud growth [Evidence IGI] [PMID 15470258]; GO_process: GO:0016052 - carbohydrate catabolic process [Evidence IEA]; GO_process: GO:0009272 - fungal-type cell wall biogenesis [Evidence IDA] [PMID 12421307]; GO_process: GO:0008152 - metabolic process [Evidence IEA]), which codes for MKFLTLITASVALLVQQATSLTLDETSVESIYGAQALVAQGLMDYYNGNQTGQTPGMFSNPYYWWEAGVAWGTMLDYWYYTQNDTYVDIIKSSMLFQTGKDWNYMPSNQTTTEGNDDQGYWGVTVMAAAEKNFSDPGPGNPSWLYLAQGVFNTMASRWDTQTCNGGLRWQIFTWNGGYDYKNSVANGCLFHIGARLARYTGNNSYVDWAERVWNWAEGVNFLNQTFVNQTFVYDGAYVEANCTNVRNLEWTYNYGLFISGCAYLYNYTNQTVWLDRLEMLWSRGKVFFNEDGIMYEAACQPSNQCNTDQRCFKGIYSRFLGLTMLLVPSLQDEIMPLIQSSAKAAAASCSGGTDGHTCGLNWFKNGWDGVWGLGEQICALDTFNTLLINTRPGPLTEKSGGPSGGFGAAGLNSSDNVLTVDELTIGTKDKAGAGVITAIVIIGLLATSWWMLI